One genomic region from Tenuifilum sp. 4138str encodes:
- a CDS encoding ABC transporter permease, with the protein MERKNKQLAELARSGSPMRIAIRRLLADRMAVASLLLIVFIAFIAFLGYLITPDSSPYANGQHLQLATLKPGSKVKFLRVAMQHEVKRRNILGRMFYGQEQDYNEIPVDSIYFDGIKVYVREYNPIPEGDAIVTELTLPEILFRLNPQKKYLLENDTITAFLFNGQQAILAVAEAQQRVLNQNLVTRRFLLGTDRFGRDLLSRLVIGARISLSVGFIAVGIALIIGIVLGAIAGFARGFIDDAIMWLVNVVWSVPTLLMVIALTMVIGKGFWQIFVAVGLTMWVDMARVVRGQVLSVREKEYVEAAKVLGYGPWRIIFRHVLPNIMAPVIIVSASNFSTAILLEAGLSFLGIGVQPPAPSWGTMIRDHYGYIIMDKAYLALIPGFAMMLLVLAFNLLGNSLRDALDPREIEKA; encoded by the coding sequence TTGGAAAGGAAGAATAAACAGCTAGCGGAGTTAGCCCGAAGCGGTTCCCCAATGCGAATAGCCATACGTAGGTTACTTGCCGACCGTATGGCCGTAGCATCGCTATTGCTTATAGTTTTTATTGCCTTTATAGCGTTTCTTGGATACCTAATCACACCCGATAGTTCGCCATATGCAAATGGTCAGCATTTACAGCTGGCAACGCTTAAGCCTGGTAGTAAAGTCAAATTCCTGCGTGTTGCTATGCAGCACGAGGTTAAAAGGCGGAACATTCTGGGCCGAATGTTTTATGGACAGGAGCAAGATTACAACGAAATACCTGTTGATTCAATCTACTTTGATGGTATTAAGGTATATGTCCGTGAGTACAACCCAATTCCCGAAGGCGATGCCATTGTTACTGAATTAACACTCCCCGAAATCCTCTTCAGGTTGAACCCCCAAAAAAAATACTTACTTGAGAACGATACAATCACAGCATTTCTGTTCAATGGGCAGCAAGCAATTTTGGCTGTAGCTGAAGCACAGCAAAGGGTTTTAAATCAAAACCTTGTAACGCGCCGATTCCTTCTTGGAACCGATCGTTTTGGGCGCGACCTTTTAAGTCGCTTGGTTATTGGTGCACGCATTTCGCTTTCAGTAGGTTTTATTGCCGTGGGCATTGCTCTAATAATTGGTATTGTTCTGGGTGCCATTGCCGGTTTTGCCCGTGGATTTATTGACGATGCCATTATGTGGCTGGTGAACGTGGTTTGGTCAGTTCCTACTCTGTTAATGGTAATTGCCCTAACCATGGTGATAGGTAAGGGTTTCTGGCAAATATTTGTTGCTGTTGGTTTAACCATGTGGGTTGATATGGCACGTGTTGTACGCGGTCAAGTGCTTAGCGTTAGGGAAAAGGAGTATGTTGAAGCTGCTAAGGTTTTGGGTTACGGCCCGTGGCGTATCATTTTCAGGCACGTTCTACCTAATATTATGGCACCGGTTATCATAGTTTCGGCAAGCAACTTTTCAACAGCCATACTGCTTGAAGCAGGATTAAGTTTCTTGGGGATTGGCGTGCAGCCCCCGGCTCCCTCGTGGGGAACCATGATTCGCGACCATTACGGCTACATCATTATGGATAAGGCCTACCTTGCCCTGATACCTGGCTTTGCCATGATGCTTTTGGTGCTGGCCTTTAACCTGCTGGGTAACAGTCTCCGCGATGCCTTAGACCCCCGGGAAATAGAAAAGGCCTAG
- a CDS encoding pyridoxal phosphate-dependent aminotransferase: MRAKPDGSYISYFSNLVKVNGGINLAQGIPGFQPPTELVNILKDIANSQHHQYAPGIGNLQLRALIENRYGVEPDELLVVQGATEGLSLVYTYLFRMLGENLVTLSFDPAYESYSRLPQIFNQKFVPFPLINEEFVDFDELKRCIEGNKVKLIFISSPGNPYGKVWTKAETCKLLELANELNFFVVFDSVYEELYFSQKPYIPLDNISERLFIVSSFSKSLCITGWRVGYVIHHPSHTKAIRAIHDYIGLCAPSVMQQALAVYLAQFQNGKAFMDVLRQRVKSSFDSLSGMLHRLNFTVPRIDGGCFIWAKLPQPFTDGFEFASDLYDATGVAVIPGEHFSSTKVNWLRFNVARPLEEIDLASNRIADFMSKQ, encoded by the coding sequence ATGAGAGCAAAACCCGATGGTTCATATATAAGCTATTTCAGTAACCTGGTAAAAGTAAATGGAGGTATCAACCTTGCACAGGGCATTCCAGGCTTTCAGCCTCCCACTGAACTCGTTAATATTTTAAAAGATATTGCTAATTCGCAGCATCACCAGTATGCGCCTGGAATTGGTAATCTACAGCTTAGAGCGCTAATTGAGAATCGCTATGGAGTTGAACCCGATGAGCTTCTGGTAGTTCAGGGTGCAACCGAAGGCCTTTCGTTGGTTTACACCTATCTTTTTCGAATGCTTGGAGAAAATCTGGTAACCCTTTCCTTTGACCCCGCTTACGAAAGCTACAGTCGGCTGCCTCAAATCTTCAACCAAAAATTTGTTCCCTTTCCTTTGATTAATGAAGAGTTTGTTGACTTCGACGAACTTAAAAGATGCATTGAGGGAAATAAAGTAAAGTTGATATTCATTAGTTCACCCGGTAATCCCTACGGCAAAGTTTGGACAAAAGCAGAAACCTGTAAACTTCTCGAACTTGCTAACGAGCTAAATTTTTTTGTTGTTTTCGATTCGGTTTATGAGGAGCTATACTTTTCACAAAAACCCTATATTCCTTTGGATAATATCTCCGAAAGATTATTCATTGTTAGCAGTTTTTCAAAATCGTTGTGTATTACCGGATGGCGTGTGGGTTATGTAATCCATCATCCCAGTCACACCAAGGCCATTAGGGCCATTCACGACTATATCGGGCTGTGTGCACCAAGCGTTATGCAACAAGCGCTTGCGGTTTACCTTGCACAGTTCCAAAACGGTAAAGCTTTTATGGATGTGCTAAGGCAAAGGGTTAAGAGTTCCTTCGACAGCTTAAGTGGCATGCTTCACCGTTTAAACTTTACGGTTCCCAGAATTGATGGCGGTTGTTTTATCTGGGCTAAGTTGCCTCAACCCTTTACCGATGGCTTTGAGTTTGCTTCTGACCTTTACGATGCTACTGGCGTGGCTGTTATTCCGGGCGAGCATTTTAGCAGCACAAAGGTAAACTGGTTGCGCTTTAATGTGGCTCGACCTTTAGAGGAGATAGATTTAGCCAGTAACAGAATTGCTGATTTTATGAGCAAGCAATGA
- a CDS encoding glycosyltransferase: MIIISTILIAIYTIAILWLLKGLLTNNWLESNGAPGQTVNGISVIVAFRNERENLPKLIASLEAQDLPHEFWEVILVDDGSTDSGFDLVMSCKSQLPLKPLVLPNGQAGKKQALLYGLSAASFDTVVFTDADCTHTPQWLSSIRECMENTDFLQGEVKPQFEKGSIVSMFEALDYLSLMAVSAASFAVGKPVIASSANLAFRRSKVNIDGKVLRTDIASGDDMFLLHHAKTITGLRFKFIASPRVAAYTSFSGGVKGFVLRRSRWASKATAYTDSLTLLLSLQVFTLNFWIVLLAVLSVLGVIAFNLPISLLAAKAIVDLPFLAYYLFKTKQQNLLAVFIPLQILYPFYITFAAILGLIKGTTWKGRINS; this comes from the coding sequence ATGATTATAATCTCAACCATACTGATTGCTATTTACACTATAGCCATTCTATGGTTGTTAAAAGGCTTGTTGACCAATAACTGGTTGGAATCCAATGGAGCCCCCGGTCAAACTGTTAATGGCATTTCGGTGATAGTGGCATTCAGGAATGAGCGCGAAAATCTACCTAAACTTATTGCTTCGCTTGAGGCTCAGGATTTACCGCATGAGTTTTGGGAAGTTATTTTAGTTGATGATGGCTCAACCGATAGCGGTTTTGACCTAGTAATGTCATGCAAAAGCCAATTACCTTTAAAACCTTTGGTTTTACCTAATGGGCAGGCGGGTAAAAAACAGGCATTACTTTATGGACTATCAGCAGCCAGTTTTGATACTGTTGTATTCACCGATGCGGATTGCACCCACACCCCTCAGTGGCTAAGCTCTATTCGTGAATGCATGGAAAATACTGATTTTTTACAGGGTGAGGTAAAACCCCAGTTTGAAAAGGGCAGTATTGTTTCCATGTTCGAGGCACTCGATTACCTATCGCTTATGGCCGTTTCAGCGGCAAGTTTTGCTGTTGGCAAACCGGTTATAGCCTCATCGGCTAATTTGGCTTTCAGGCGAAGCAAGGTTAATATAGATGGAAAGGTATTGCGCACCGATATAGCCTCAGGCGACGATATGTTTCTGCTGCATCATGCCAAAACCATCACTGGTTTACGGTTTAAGTTCATAGCATCGCCTAGGGTTGCTGCCTACACAAGTTTTAGTGGCGGGGTAAAGGGTTTTGTTTTGCGCCGAAGCCGTTGGGCATCAAAGGCAACTGCATATACCGATTCCCTAACGCTTCTATTATCGCTCCAGGTTTTTACCCTAAATTTTTGGATTGTTCTTTTGGCAGTACTGTCAGTTTTGGGTGTAATTGCTTTTAACCTTCCAATTTCACTCCTTGCTGCCAAAGCAATAGTAGATTTACCTTTCTTGGCATATTACCTTTTTAAAACCAAACAGCAAAACCTATTGGCGGTTTTTATACCTTTACAAATCCTTTATCCCTTTTATATAACATTTGCAGCCATTCTAGGATTAATTAAAGGAACAACTTGGAAAGGAAGAATAAACAGCTAG
- the lysS gene encoding lysine--tRNA ligase, whose amino-acid sequence MALYEELSEQEIFRRQALDELRSLGIEPYPAAMYPVTHSTADILSDFENMSQNRAEVYIAGRIMARRIMGSASFFELQDERGKIQVYVKRDDICPGEDKTMYNTVFKKLLDIGDIVGVKGFVFRTNMGEESVHALELTLLAKSIRPLPIVKEKDGKVFDAVTDPELRYRQRYVDLIVNPGVRDVFRKRATIINTMREFFNSKGYLEVETPILQPIPGGAAARPFVTHHNALDIPLYLRIANELYLKRLIVGGFNGVYEFAKDFRNEGMDRTHNPEFTVMEIYVAYKDYFWMMEFTEEMLELVAVAIHGTTKVTFGDKEIDFKRPFRRMTMSDAIKQYAGVDITGKSEDELRAICKQMEIEIDDTMGKGKLIDAIFGEKCEEHLVQPTFIMDYPIEMSPLCKRHRNNPELTERFELFVAGKELCNAYSELNDPIDQLERFQEQLRLSERGDDEAMYIDMDFVRALEYGMPTCSGMGIGIDRLTMFMTNQQSIQDVLFFPQMRPEKKPQKDTAEAYAQKGIPADWVPVLQKMGFNTVASLNGVAAGKLFNDLCGYNKKNKLGLPNPTMDDVKRWVE is encoded by the coding sequence ATGGCTTTATACGAAGAACTTAGCGAACAGGAAATATTTCGCCGACAAGCGCTTGATGAATTACGAAGTCTAGGGATTGAACCCTACCCTGCCGCCATGTATCCCGTAACCCATTCCACTGCCGATATCCTATCGGATTTTGAGAACATGAGCCAAAACCGGGCAGAGGTTTATATTGCGGGTAGAATTATGGCTCGCCGTATCATGGGAAGCGCATCCTTTTTTGAATTACAGGACGAGAGGGGTAAAATACAGGTTTACGTGAAACGCGACGATATTTGCCCCGGCGAGGATAAAACCATGTACAACACTGTTTTCAAAAAGCTACTCGATATAGGTGATATTGTAGGCGTTAAGGGATTTGTATTCCGAACCAACATGGGTGAGGAATCGGTACATGCCCTGGAGCTTACACTGCTCGCCAAATCAATACGGCCGCTCCCAATAGTTAAAGAAAAGGACGGCAAGGTGTTTGACGCCGTTACCGACCCCGAACTCCGGTACCGCCAACGCTACGTCGACCTAATTGTCAATCCGGGTGTGCGCGATGTTTTCCGCAAGCGGGCTACCATAATAAACACCATGCGCGAGTTTTTTAATTCCAAGGGATACCTTGAGGTAGAAACACCCATTCTTCAACCCATACCGGGTGGTGCAGCAGCCCGTCCGTTTGTTACGCATCACAATGCACTTGATATCCCCTTATACCTCCGCATAGCCAATGAACTTTATCTTAAAAGATTGATTGTAGGCGGCTTTAATGGAGTATATGAGTTTGCAAAAGATTTCCGAAACGAGGGAATGGACAGGACCCATAACCCTGAGTTTACCGTTATGGAAATTTACGTAGCCTACAAGGACTACTTTTGGATGATGGAATTCACCGAGGAGATGCTTGAGCTTGTAGCCGTTGCCATTCATGGCACGACCAAGGTAACCTTTGGCGATAAGGAGATTGACTTTAAGCGCCCATTCCGCCGTATGACCATGTCCGATGCCATTAAGCAGTATGCTGGCGTTGATATTACTGGCAAGTCCGAAGATGAACTCCGTGCCATTTGCAAGCAGATGGAGATTGAGATTGACGATACCATGGGGAAGGGAAAACTGATTGATGCCATTTTTGGCGAAAAGTGCGAGGAGCATCTTGTTCAGCCAACCTTTATAATGGATTACCCCATTGAGATGTCGCCGCTGTGCAAGCGCCACCGCAACAACCCCGAGCTAACCGAGCGCTTTGAACTTTTTGTCGCCGGCAAGGAACTTTGCAATGCCTACAGCGAGCTCAACGATCCCATCGATCAGCTGGAGCGTTTCCAGGAGCAACTCCGCCTAAGCGAACGCGGCGACGATGAGGCTATGTATATCGATATGGATTTTGTGCGTGCATTGGAGTATGGTATGCCAACCTGCTCGGGCATGGGTATTGGAATCGACCGTCTTACCATGTTCATGACCAACCAACAATCCATACAAGATGTGCTATTCTTCCCGCAAATGCGCCCCGAAAAGAAACCGCAGAAGGATACTGCAGAAGCTTACGCCCAAAAAGGCATTCCTGCCGATTGGGTTCCAGTACTCCAAAAAATGGGTTTTAACACCGTGGCCTCACTGAACGGAGTGGCAGCAGGTAAACTTTTTAACGACCTTTGCGGATACAACAAAAAGAATAAACTTGGACTCCCCAACCCCACCATGGACGATGTGAAACGATGGGTGGAATAG